The window CACGGACTCACGAGTCACCGACGCGCCACGGTCGGTGGCGGACCGGCGTCGGGTCGTCGCTTCCGGGGCGATGGTTTATGACCCGGGCGACGCCTGTCACGAGTATGGCCGAGGACACCGAGACGATCACCGTCGCGAACGTGAGCGACGGGCCGGGCGGCGACGGGGACCACGACCCCGGGGCGTCGGTCGACCTCCCCGTGGTCGACATCCTCACCGGGCGGGGGTTCATCACCGGCAAGTCGGGGTCGGGGAAATCGAACACCGCGTCGGTGATCATCGAGAACCTCTTAGAGAAGAGCTTCCCCGTACTCATCGTCGACACCGACGGGGAGTACTACGGGCTGAAAGAGCAGTTCGAGCTGTTGCACGCCGGCGCCGACGAGGAATGTGACATCGTCGTCAGCCCCGAACACGCCGACAAGATTGCGGGACTCGCCTTAGAGGAGAACGTCCCGATCATTCTGGACGTCTCGGGGTACCTCGACGACGACGAGGCCCAGCGACTCCTCACGGAGGTCGCAAAGAGCCTCTTTGCGAAGGAAAAGAAGCTCAAAAAGCCCTTCCTGATGCTGGTCGAGGAGTGTCACGAGTACCTCCCCGAAGGCGGCGGGATGACCGAGGCCGGACGGATGCTCATCAAGATCGGCAAGCGCGGGCGGAAACACGGCCTCGGGATCGTCGGGATCTCACAGCGCCCCGCCGACGTCAAGAAGGACTTCATCACCCAGTGTGACTGGCTGGTGTGGCACCGGCTGACCTGGGACAACGACACCAAGGTGGTCGGCCGCATCCTGGGCTCGGAGTACGCCGACGGCGTCGAGGGGCTCGGCGACGGCGAGGCGTTCTTAGTCACCGACTGGTCGGGGTCGTTGCGCCGGGTCCAGTTCCACAAGAAGCGGACGTTCGACGCGGGCGCGACGCCCGGGCTGGAGGACTTCGAGCGGCCGGAGTTGAAGTCGGTCGACGGCGACCTGGTCTCGGAACTCGAAGCCATCTCCGAGGAGCAGGCCCGGCGGGAAAGCGAGATCGCGGATCTCAGACGGGAACTCGACGAGAAGGAAGCCAGGATCAGGGAACTCGAACGCGAACTCGAGGAGGCGCGGGACCTCTCGCGGATGGCCGACCAGTTCGCCCGGGCGATGTTTCAGACGGCCGAGGCGCCGTACCGGGGTCCCGGAACCGACGACGCCGACGGGGCCGAAAACGGGACGCCGACGCTCGACGAGTACGCCGACGCTGCGGGAGCCGACGACGTCGCGGCCGCCGGCGTCGACCCCACATCAGGTGACCTCGACGAGCCGACCGATTCTGAGCCCGAGAACGTGGCGCAGGAGGCCGCAGACGTTGCGCCTGAAGCCGGGGACGGGACCGCCGACGACGCGGAGGCGGCCGTGACCGCCGCGGCCGCCGAAGCGTACCCCGGCCACGGGAGTGAGAACGGAGTTGGCCCGTCGACACCGGACGTCGCTCCCGAGCGCGCCCACGAGGGGACCGGCGGGCTCACCGGCCGCGAGGACGTGATCGAACGGCTCCGCGGCGTTGTGGCGTCGCTGCCCGCCGCCGCCCGGCGGATGATGGCGTTCTACCGCGAGGTCGACGCCTGCGATCCCGTCGACGCACACGTCGCCGCGGGCGAGGTCGGCGACACGCACCTGGCGTACAGCCGAAACCGGCTTCTCAGGCGGGCGGGGTTCGTCGAACACGTGGGCCGCGGCCGGTACGCGTACGCCCTTCCGGGGCTGGTCCGCGAGGAGTTCGCCGACCGCCTCGACGACGGGGAACTGCGCGCCGTCGTCGCCGCCGTCGAGTCCGCGTTCACCGACGACAGCGACGGCGACGAGGGGAGCGATCGGGGGATGCAGACGGACGATGCGGAAGCGACGCCG of the Halobellus ruber genome contains:
- a CDS encoding ATP-binding protein — encoded protein: MAEDTETITVANVSDGPGGDGDHDPGASVDLPVVDILTGRGFITGKSGSGKSNTASVIIENLLEKSFPVLIVDTDGEYYGLKEQFELLHAGADEECDIVVSPEHADKIAGLALEENVPIILDVSGYLDDDEAQRLLTEVAKSLFAKEKKLKKPFLMLVEECHEYLPEGGGMTEAGRMLIKIGKRGRKHGLGIVGISQRPADVKKDFITQCDWLVWHRLTWDNDTKVVGRILGSEYADGVEGLGDGEAFLVTDWSGSLRRVQFHKKRTFDAGATPGLEDFERPELKSVDGDLVSELEAISEEQARRESEIADLRRELDEKEARIRELERELEEARDLSRMADQFARAMFQTAEAPYRGPGTDDADGAENGTPTLDEYADAAGADDVAAAGVDPTSGDLDEPTDSEPENVAQEAADVAPEAGDGTADDAEAAVTAAAAEAYPGHGSENGVGPSTPDVAPERAHEGTGGLTGREDVIERLRGVVASLPAAARRMMAFYREVDACDPVDAHVAAGEVGDTHLAYSRNRLLRRAGFVEHVGRGRYAYALPGLVREEFADRLDDGELRAVVAAVESAFTDDSDGDEGSDRGMQTDDAEATPRNSAPAGADSSPE